From one Flavobacteriales bacterium genomic stretch:
- the mazG gene encoding nucleoside triphosphate pyrophosphohydrolase, whose protein sequence is MDPRAEAFLRLLKIMDELREQCPWDKKQTLETLRPLTIEETYELGDAILEGDLDGVKKELGDLILHIAFYARIGKEKEAFDITDVLNGICEKLIRRHPHIYGDVKVKDEEEVKANWERIKLQEKAHANTSSGTAHPPGGQLDAQPSVLEGVPKGLPSLVKAIRIQDKARGVGFDWERKEQVWEKVHEELRELKAEVDAGSARQADEIGDVLFSVVNYARFLGVDPDEALERTNRKFIKRFQYLERESRKDGKQMGEMSLAEMDAYWEKAKNLSA, encoded by the coding sequence ATGGACCCACGTGCCGAAGCCTTTCTCCGCCTGTTGAAGATCATGGACGAATTGCGCGAGCAATGCCCATGGGACAAGAAGCAGACGCTGGAGACGCTGCGCCCGCTCACTATCGAAGAGACCTACGAGCTGGGCGATGCCATCCTCGAAGGCGACCTCGACGGCGTGAAGAAGGAACTGGGCGACCTGATCCTGCACATCGCCTTCTATGCGCGCATCGGTAAGGAGAAGGAAGCCTTCGACATCACCGACGTGCTCAACGGAATCTGCGAGAAACTCATTCGCCGGCATCCGCACATCTACGGCGATGTGAAGGTGAAGGACGAGGAGGAGGTGAAGGCGAATTGGGAGCGCATCAAGCTGCAAGAGAAGGCCCACGCCAACACATCCTCCGGCACCGCCCACCCTCCCGGTGGCCAATTGGACGCACAACCCAGCGTGCTCGAAGGCGTGCCCAAAGGCTTGCCCAGCTTGGTGAAGGCCATTCGCATACAGGACAAGGCGCGCGGCGTGGGCTTCGATTGGGAACGCAAGGAGCAGGTGTGGGAGAAGGTTCACGAAGAGCTGCGCGAGCTGAAGGCCGAAGTGGATGCAGGCAGCGCCAGACAAGCGGACGAGATCGGCGACGTGCTCTTCAGCGTGGTGAACTACGCGCGCTTCCTCGGCGTTGACCCCGATGAGGCGCTGGAGCGCACCAACCGCAAGTTCATCAAGCGCTTCCAATACCTGGAGCGTGAAAGCCGCAAGGACGGCAAGCAGATGGGCGAGATGAGCCTCGCGGAGATGGATGCCTATTGGGAGAAAGCGAAGAACCTGAGCGCATGA
- a CDS encoding DUF1572 family protein produces the protein MPVLRFLDSARMEFAYYRTLGERTFNQLPDADLFREPAPGSNSIAVIVQHLHGNMMSRWTDFLTSDGEKPWRNREGEFEPGIATREELLRLWNQGWDQLFAAIDPLTADQLDGIVHIRTEPHTVAQAITRQLAHVPYHVGQIVLLGKLFKGEGFQSLSIPRGGTAAFNKDKGM, from the coding sequence ATGCCCGTCCTCCGCTTCCTCGACAGCGCCCGCATGGAGTTCGCCTACTATCGCACCTTGGGCGAGAGGACCTTCAACCAATTGCCTGACGCTGACCTCTTCCGCGAGCCGGCGCCCGGCAGCAATTCCATCGCCGTGATCGTTCAGCACCTGCACGGCAACATGATGAGCCGATGGACCGATTTCCTCACCTCCGACGGCGAGAAGCCATGGCGCAACCGCGAGGGAGAGTTCGAGCCCGGCATCGCCACGCGCGAGGAATTGCTGCGCCTTTGGAACCAGGGCTGGGACCAGCTCTTCGCCGCCATCGATCCGCTCACCGCCGACCAACTGGATGGCATCGTGCACATCAGAACAGAACCGCATACCGTGGCGCAAGCCATCACGCGTCAGCTGGCCCATGTACCCTACCACGTGGGGCAGATCGTGCTGCTGGGCAAGCTCTTCAAGGGCGAAGGCTTCCAGAGCCTCTCGATTCCGCGCGGCGGCACGGCGGCCTTCAACAAGGATAAAGGGATGTGA
- a CDS encoding OmpA family protein codes for MVRIISLLPCCALLGAASAQNVFQRAMLNDTMPNLVPNPGFEEVIKTSCVWTTDPEKFAANITAWSSPTQTTPDHFSTTLDPECWAHPRQHSGGKQSTHSGHGMVGIKTYGKGNTPTYWHEYVQAELKEPLQAGVRYIAEVWALRAVKSNDASNNVGLLFTDAPISTRDRLPLHITPTVNEEKLIKGGWHKVRGVFDATGTERFVIIGNFYGDDATQHERQPQGERGAYYFIDDVSVRVAPPGTALTPKPKESLPPPPRPVVPDHVSSTTVNIHQVEPAVGTRVRLDNVQFEFDKAELLPGYEKELEKLVDLMTDFPYLRVEIEGHTDDQGSDEYNLKLSDARSKAVVDYLLKKKVEQERLSWKGYGESKPLVPNDGESNRAINRRVEFRVIER; via the coding sequence ATGGTCCGAATCATCTCCTTATTGCCCTGCTGCGCCTTGCTGGGCGCGGCTTCCGCGCAGAACGTCTTCCAGCGTGCGATGCTCAACGACACCATGCCCAATCTGGTGCCCAACCCCGGCTTCGAGGAGGTGATCAAGACCTCGTGCGTGTGGACCACCGATCCCGAGAAGTTCGCCGCCAACATCACGGCTTGGAGCTCACCCACACAGACCACGCCCGACCATTTCAGCACCACCCTCGATCCCGAATGCTGGGCGCACCCCAGGCAGCATAGCGGCGGCAAGCAGAGCACCCACAGCGGCCACGGCATGGTGGGCATCAAGACCTACGGCAAGGGCAACACGCCCACCTACTGGCACGAATACGTCCAGGCCGAACTGAAGGAACCGCTGCAAGCCGGCGTGCGCTACATCGCCGAGGTCTGGGCCTTGCGCGCCGTGAAGAGCAACGATGCCAGCAACAACGTGGGCCTGCTCTTCACCGATGCGCCCATCAGCACGCGCGACCGGCTGCCGCTCCACATCACCCCCACGGTGAATGAAGAGAAGCTCATCAAGGGCGGTTGGCACAAGGTGCGCGGGGTGTTCGATGCCACCGGCACTGAGCGCTTCGTGATTATCGGGAACTTCTATGGCGACGATGCCACCCAGCACGAGCGCCAGCCGCAAGGCGAGCGCGGCGCTTATTACTTCATCGACGATGTGAGCGTGCGCGTGGCACCACCCGGAACAGCCTTGACCCCGAAGCCAAAGGAAAGCCTGCCTCCCCCGCCTCGCCCCGTGGTGCCCGACCATGTGAGCAGCACCACCGTGAACATCCACCAGGTGGAGCCGGCCGTGGGCACGCGCGTGCGCCTGGACAACGTGCAATTCGAGTTCGACAAGGCTGAACTGCTGCCCGGCTACGAGAAGGAATTGGAGAAGCTCGTGGACCTGATGACCGACTTCCCGTACCTGCGCGTGGAGATCGAAGGCCACACCGATGATCAGGGCAGTGACGAGTACAACCTCAAGCTGAGCGATGCCCGCAGCAAGGCTGTTGTGGACTACCTCTTGAAGAAGAAAGTGGAGCAGGAGCGACTTTCCTGGAAGGGCTACGGAGAGAGCAAGCCCTTGGTGCCGAACGATGGCGAATCCAACCGCGCCATCAACCGGCGTGTGGAGTTCCGCGTGATCGAACGATAG
- a CDS encoding ABC transporter ATP-binding protein, whose product MIDLKGIRKAYRMGANILPVLKGIDLRVDGGELVSIMGASGSGKSTLLNIIGILDGYDQGEYLLDGMLIKGQSETENALLRSKYIGFVFQSFNLIGFKNAMENVALPLYYQGVARRKRNDLALSMLEKVGLKDWAKHMPNEMSGGQKQRVAIARALISSPKIILADEPTGALDSTTSHEVMELLTSVNKELGLTVVIVTHEREVAAATQRVIYLRDGLIENAHMDPASLLADVR is encoded by the coding sequence ATGATCGATCTCAAAGGCATCCGCAAGGCCTACCGCATGGGCGCCAACATCCTGCCCGTGCTCAAGGGCATCGACCTGCGGGTTGATGGCGGCGAATTGGTGAGCATCATGGGCGCCAGCGGCAGCGGCAAGAGCACCTTGCTCAACATCATCGGCATCCTCGACGGCTACGACCAAGGCGAGTACCTGCTCGATGGCATGCTCATCAAAGGGCAGAGCGAGACGGAGAATGCCCTGCTGCGCAGCAAGTACATCGGCTTCGTGTTCCAGAGCTTCAACCTGATCGGCTTCAAGAACGCCATGGAGAACGTGGCGCTGCCGCTTTACTACCAGGGCGTGGCGCGCCGCAAGCGCAATGATCTGGCGCTATCCATGCTCGAGAAGGTGGGCCTGAAGGATTGGGCCAAGCACATGCCCAACGAGATGAGCGGCGGGCAGAAGCAGCGGGTGGCCATCGCGCGGGCGCTGATCAGCAGCCCCAAGATCATCCTCGCCGACGAGCCGACCGGCGCATTGGACAGCACCACCAGCCATGAAGTGATGGAACTGCTCACCAGCGTGAACAAGGAATTGGGCCTCACCGTGGTGATCGTGACGCACGAGCGCGAGGTGGCCGCTGCCACTCAGCGCGTGATCTATCTACGTGATGGCCTGATCGAGAACGCCCACATGGACCCTGCAAGCCTGCTGGCCGATGTTCGATAG
- a CDS encoding ABC transporter permease: MFDREKWGEVFESIGKNKLRAALTGISVFTGIFMLIILLGLGKGLRNGFEYGFRNQNVNTIHVRGGTTLRAWKGLPPNRRVTLENSDMAALRLGVRELEHSSGEYWLWRGESVLNNGERYGNYTIQGIEPAYFHVESQIIEAGRYINEPDQIEGRKVIVIANDAREKLFGAEDPLHQWIQVNGIPFEVVGVYRFEQTQGQNQRSKVFIPLSTAQRVFGAYTTIDEFHFTLGKATLDESKRAVSRVKSILAARHNFDPSDERAIWVENSLENYTMFSGVFMAISTFVWVMGIGTIIAGIMGVSNIMLIVVQERTREIGVRKALGATPRSVMGQVMMEALIVTSAAGYGGLLLGLGSLEAIARLLPGGPMFRRPEVDISIAIQALILLIITGTLAGLMPARRAARIRPIEALRDE, encoded by the coding sequence ATGTTCGATAGGGAGAAATGGGGCGAGGTCTTCGAGAGCATCGGCAAGAACAAGCTGAGGGCGGCGCTCACGGGCATCAGCGTGTTCACGGGCATCTTCATGCTCATCATCCTGCTGGGCCTCGGCAAGGGGCTGCGCAATGGCTTCGAGTACGGCTTCCGGAATCAGAACGTGAATACCATACATGTTCGCGGCGGCACGACCCTGAGGGCGTGGAAGGGCCTGCCCCCGAACCGTCGGGTGACCCTGGAGAATTCGGACATGGCCGCCTTGCGGCTGGGCGTCCGCGAACTGGAGCACAGCAGCGGGGAGTACTGGCTGTGGCGCGGCGAGAGCGTGCTGAACAACGGTGAGCGCTATGGCAACTACACCATCCAGGGGATTGAGCCCGCGTACTTCCATGTGGAATCACAGATCATTGAAGCCGGCCGGTACATCAATGAGCCGGACCAGATCGAAGGGCGCAAGGTGATCGTGATCGCCAACGATGCGCGCGAGAAGCTCTTCGGCGCGGAAGACCCGCTGCACCAATGGATCCAGGTGAACGGCATCCCTTTCGAGGTGGTGGGCGTGTACCGCTTCGAGCAGACACAGGGGCAGAACCAGCGTAGCAAGGTCTTCATCCCCCTGAGCACCGCGCAGCGCGTCTTCGGGGCCTACACCACCATCGATGAGTTCCACTTCACGCTTGGCAAGGCCACGCTCGACGAGAGCAAGCGCGCCGTGAGCCGCGTGAAGAGCATCCTTGCCGCACGGCACAACTTCGACCCTTCTGATGAGCGCGCGATATGGGTGGAGAACTCATTGGAGAACTACACCATGTTCAGCGGCGTCTTCATGGCCATCAGCACCTTCGTGTGGGTCATGGGCATCGGCACCATCATCGCGGGCATCATGGGCGTGAGCAACATCATGCTGATCGTGGTACAGGAGCGCACCCGCGAGATCGGTGTGCGCAAGGCCTTGGGCGCAACGCCACGATCCGTGATGGGCCAAGTGATGATGGAAGCGCTGATCGTGACCAGTGCAGCGGGCTACGGCGGCTTGCTGCTCGGACTGGGTTCCTTGGAGGCGATCGCGCGGCTGTTGCCCGGCGGCCCCATGTTTCGCCGGCCTGAAGTGGACATCAGCATCGCGATCCAGGCGCTCATCCTGCTCATCATCACCGGTACGCTTGCAGGCCTCATGCCCGCGCGCCGTGCCGCTCGGATCCGTCCCATCGAAGCGCTCCGCGATGAATGA
- a CDS encoding ABC transporter permease, with translation MFDRERWGEIWQTLSRNKLRSFLTAFGVGWGIFMLILMLGAGNGLSNGVAGAFEGWASNACYVWAQTTSLPYKGLPRGRSFDFDNDDIALINQRVKGIEALAPRLQLGGWRGGNNVVRGNKTAALTVNGDLPSIMRIQGTYVEEGRFLHERDVLEKRKVCVIGRRAVQLLYEPDEKVLGSWIRINGVYFQVVGVHMPKASAEMGNDQTAVIYVPFSTFQTAFNALNQVHWFAITARPGTPASQVQADVKKLLAVKHRVHPDDDMAFGSFNVEEMFDMTNDLLTAITALAWFVGICTLIAGVVGVSNIMLVVIRERTNEIGVRRSIGATPGRITAQIVLEALTLTLIAGYSGLLLGMLLLEAVSSAGLEGAFFAKPEIDLVTALVALAVLVISGVLAGLFPARRALAIRVVDALRADK, from the coding sequence ATGTTCGACCGTGAGCGATGGGGTGAGATCTGGCAGACGCTGAGCCGTAACAAGCTCCGCAGCTTCCTCACGGCCTTCGGCGTGGGCTGGGGCATCTTCATGCTCATCCTCATGCTGGGCGCGGGCAATGGCTTGAGCAACGGTGTTGCGGGCGCCTTTGAAGGCTGGGCCAGCAACGCGTGCTATGTGTGGGCCCAGACCACCTCGCTGCCCTACAAGGGCCTTCCGCGCGGGCGCTCTTTCGATTTCGACAACGACGACATCGCGCTGATCAACCAGCGGGTGAAGGGCATCGAGGCGTTGGCCCCACGGCTGCAGCTCGGTGGCTGGCGCGGAGGCAACAATGTGGTGCGCGGCAACAAGACCGCAGCGCTGACTGTGAATGGCGATCTGCCCTCGATCATGCGGATTCAGGGCACCTACGTGGAGGAGGGCCGCTTCCTGCACGAGCGCGATGTGCTGGAGAAGCGCAAAGTGTGCGTGATCGGCAGGCGCGCCGTGCAATTGCTCTATGAGCCGGATGAGAAGGTGCTCGGCTCGTGGATCCGGATCAATGGCGTGTACTTCCAGGTTGTTGGCGTCCACATGCCCAAGGCCAGCGCGGAGATGGGGAACGACCAGACGGCCGTGATCTACGTGCCATTCTCCACTTTCCAAACGGCGTTCAACGCGCTCAATCAAGTGCATTGGTTCGCGATCACAGCCCGGCCCGGCACACCGGCCTCCCAAGTGCAGGCCGACGTGAAGAAGCTGCTGGCCGTGAAGCACCGCGTGCATCCGGACGATGACATGGCCTTCGGCAGCTTCAACGTGGAGGAGATGTTCGACATGACCAACGACCTGCTCACGGCCATCACAGCGCTTGCCTGGTTCGTGGGCATCTGCACGCTCATCGCAGGGGTGGTGGGCGTGAGCAACATCATGCTGGTGGTGATCCGTGAGCGCACTAATGAGATCGGTGTTCGCCGCAGCATCGGCGCCACGCCGGGGCGCATCACCGCGCAGATCGTCCTTGAGGCCCTCACCCTCACCCTCATCGCCGGCTATAGCGGACTGCTCCTCGGCATGCTCCTGCTCGAAGCCGTGAGCAGTGCCGGCCTGGAAGGCGCCTTCTTCGCCAAGCCCGAGATCGACCTCGTTACCGCGCTGGTGGCCCTCGCTGTGCTCGTGATCAGCGGTGTGCTTGCCGGACTTTTCCCCGCGCGCCGCGCGCTCGCCATTCGCGTGGTCGATGCGCTAAGGGCGGATAAGTGA
- a CDS encoding efflux RND transporter periplasmic adaptor subunit — translation MKRFLRYLLIAAIVLVVLWSFAFLYSKGAKKPDEFAIEKPKKANVIKKTVANGKIVPRKEILIKPVVSGIIRELYVEAGQQVKKDQPLAKIQIVPDMLSLSNAENRVRTAEINGQNAQMDFDRNKPLLDKGVISAAEMQRFDIALRSAKQDLEAAKEALQVVRDGISRSSAGNTIVRSTIEGMVLDVPVKEGNSVIERNNFNEGTTIAAIADMSDLIFQGKVDESEVGKVRLAMPVVLTVGAIENATWDAELEYIAPKGVEENGAIQFEIRAAVKLAQGQTLRSGYSANADIELERRDSVLTVPESVVEFNAKGDSAFVQVKNGEEWKRTWIKSGLSDGINLEVLDGVTKDTELKGAKKDEEVSVSVAVD, via the coding sequence ATGAAACGCTTCCTCCGCTACCTGCTCATCGCTGCCATCGTCCTTGTCGTGCTCTGGTCCTTTGCCTTCTTGTACAGCAAGGGCGCCAAGAAGCCCGATGAGTTCGCCATTGAGAAGCCCAAGAAGGCCAATGTGATCAAGAAGACCGTGGCCAACGGCAAGATCGTGCCGCGCAAGGAGATCCTGATCAAGCCCGTGGTCAGCGGCATCATCCGCGAACTGTACGTGGAGGCCGGCCAGCAGGTGAAGAAGGACCAGCCCCTGGCCAAGATCCAGATCGTGCCCGACATGCTCAGCCTGAGCAACGCTGAGAACCGCGTGCGCACGGCGGAGATCAATGGGCAGAACGCCCAGATGGACTTCGACCGCAACAAGCCGCTGCTGGATAAAGGGGTGATCAGCGCTGCCGAGATGCAGCGCTTCGATATCGCCCTGCGCAGCGCCAAGCAGGACCTTGAAGCAGCCAAAGAGGCGCTGCAAGTGGTGCGCGACGGCATCAGCCGAAGCAGCGCGGGCAACACCATCGTGCGCAGCACCATCGAGGGCATGGTGCTCGACGTGCCTGTGAAGGAGGGCAACAGCGTGATCGAGCGCAATAACTTCAATGAAGGCACCACCATCGCCGCGATCGCTGACATGAGTGACCTGATCTTCCAAGGCAAAGTGGATGAGAGCGAGGTGGGCAAGGTGCGTCTGGCCATGCCCGTGGTGCTCACCGTGGGCGCTATCGAGAACGCCACCTGGGATGCGGAGCTGGAGTACATCGCGCCGAAAGGCGTGGAGGAGAACGGCGCCATCCAATTCGAGATCCGCGCAGCGGTGAAGCTCGCACAGGGCCAGACCCTGCGCAGCGGCTACAGCGCCAATGCCGACATCGAACTCGAGCGCCGCGACAGCGTGCTCACTGTGCCCGAGAGCGTGGTTGAATTCAACGCGAAGGGCGATAGCGCCTTCGTGCAGGTGAAGAACGGGGAGGAATGGAAGCGCACGTGGATCAAATCCGGACTGAGCGACGGCATCAACCTCGAAGTGCTCGACGGCGTAACCAAGGACACCGAACTGAAGGGAGCGAAGAAAGACGAAGAGGTTAGCGTGTCGGTGGCGGTGGATTAG
- a CDS encoding TIGR01777 family protein: MKIILAGGTGTIGKILQQHFTERGDEVAVLTRRPGIKQHPNARMVQWDGRSRGAWWSELDGADALINLAGRSVDCRYTPENRAAILNSRLESTHALGEAMLSIASPPPVWINLSSATVYRHAEDRPMDEIDGELGNDFSPQVVKAWENEFFRHKREGARQVAVRCAIVFSNRGGAFPRYAQLARWGLGGRHGNGQQMMSWVHETDVASFFVWLIEEPRAQGIINLSAPSPLRQTEVMRILRERIKPWIALPSPRWMLELGARFMGTETELVLKSRWVLPTRAQELGYRFKVGTMKEAVAALVP; the protein is encoded by the coding sequence ATGAAGATCATCCTTGCCGGCGGCACCGGAACCATCGGAAAGATCCTGCAACAGCACTTCACGGAGCGCGGTGATGAGGTGGCAGTTCTCACTCGCCGTCCCGGCATCAAGCAGCACCCCAATGCTCGTATGGTGCAATGGGACGGCCGCTCACGAGGCGCTTGGTGGAGCGAGCTGGATGGCGCCGATGCGCTCATCAACCTCGCCGGCCGAAGCGTGGATTGCCGCTACACGCCGGAGAACCGGGCGGCCATCCTTAACAGCCGCTTGGAATCGACGCATGCGCTGGGCGAGGCCATGCTATCGATCGCATCACCACCACCCGTGTGGATCAACCTCAGCAGTGCAACGGTCTATCGCCACGCCGAGGACCGGCCCATGGACGAGATTGATGGTGAATTGGGCAACGACTTCAGCCCGCAGGTGGTGAAAGCGTGGGAGAACGAATTCTTCCGGCACAAGCGCGAAGGTGCTCGCCAAGTGGCGGTGCGCTGCGCGATTGTGTTCAGCAACCGGGGCGGCGCATTCCCGCGCTATGCGCAATTGGCGCGATGGGGCTTGGGCGGACGGCACGGCAACGGCCAGCAGATGATGAGCTGGGTGCATGAAACTGACGTGGCGAGCTTCTTCGTATGGCTCATCGAAGAGCCGAGGGCGCAAGGGATAATCAACCTCTCAGCGCCCAGCCCTTTGCGTCAGACTGAAGTGATGCGGATTCTCCGGGAACGCATCAAGCCATGGATCGCGCTGCCGTCGCCGCGCTGGATGCTTGAGCTTGGCGCGCGCTTCATGGGCACGGAGACCGAGCTGGTGCTCAAGAGCCGATGGGTGCTTCCGACCCGCGCGCAGGAGCTGGGCTACCGGTTCAAGGTTGGAACGATGAAGGAGGCCGTCGCGGCGTTGGTGCCCTAA
- a CDS encoding methyltransferase domain-containing protein, translating into MTALHRTAPRSGIRAVDPKVTAHFHASAALYQRWSAEGHLHFGFWQPRMSFLDRKAMLEEMVIQVVRRLEPRVADRLADLGCGYGSAARLAARTYSVDVDAYTVVEEQVRIGQAQADAEGLSVALHQRDFRDTGLADDSTDGVYALESLCYGADLDKRDVIHEAARILKPGGRIALVDGFMLKPATGWRRRMVRTVERGWALPCFPQRGAFIAAMEQAGFVDIRVRDMGWNVALSAVHGPMLMIRCWLDRLATGARLDELERAHLRSCLLGIVLGTQRDLFRYLMITARKA; encoded by the coding sequence ATGACCGCGCTCCATCGCACCGCGCCACGCTCCGGCATCCGTGCCGTGGACCCCAAGGTGACCGCGCACTTCCATGCCAGCGCTGCCCTTTACCAGCGCTGGAGCGCAGAGGGCCACTTGCACTTCGGGTTCTGGCAACCGCGCATGAGCTTCCTCGATCGCAAGGCCATGCTGGAGGAAATGGTGATTCAGGTGGTGCGCAGGCTGGAACCGCGGGTGGCGGACCGCTTGGCCGACCTGGGATGCGGATACGGCAGCGCGGCGAGGCTGGCGGCCCGCACCTACAGCGTGGATGTGGACGCCTACACCGTGGTGGAGGAACAAGTGCGGATCGGGCAGGCACAGGCCGATGCCGAAGGATTGAGCGTGGCGCTTCATCAGCGCGATTTCCGGGATACCGGACTCGCGGATGACAGCACCGACGGCGTGTATGCCCTGGAGAGCCTGTGCTACGGTGCAGATCTGGACAAGCGTGATGTGATCCATGAGGCGGCGCGCATCCTGAAGCCCGGCGGGCGCATCGCGCTCGTGGATGGCTTCATGCTGAAGCCCGCGACCGGATGGCGGAGACGCATGGTGCGAACGGTGGAGCGCGGCTGGGCCCTCCCCTGCTTCCCGCAGCGGGGAGCATTCATCGCAGCGATGGAGCAAGCGGGCTTCGTGGACATCCGCGTGCGCGACATGGGCTGGAACGTGGCCCTGAGCGCGGTACACGGTCCCATGCTCATGATCCGCTGCTGGCTCGATCGTCTCGCTACCGGCGCTCGACTGGACGAATTGGAACGCGCCCACCTGCGCAGCTGCCTGTTGGGCATCGTGCTAGGCACGCAACGCGACCTGTTCCGTTATCTGATGATCACCGCGCGCAAGGCATGA
- a CDS encoding transcriptional regulator — MDLQEAREKFIEAWGAFGSAWGINRSMAQVHALLLISHEPLSTEELMEQLNISRGNANMNLRALIDWSLVRRVLKSGERREFFEAEKDVWKVATHITRERKKRELEPLIRLLDELEDVPGATAEAKAFRKTTHDLHDLTTRLDTLLDHSTRRDVQWFVKAATTLLK; from the coding sequence ATGGACCTTCAGGAAGCGCGAGAGAAGTTCATTGAGGCATGGGGCGCCTTCGGAAGCGCTTGGGGCATCAACCGGAGCATGGCGCAGGTGCATGCCCTGCTGCTGATCAGCCACGAACCGCTGAGCACCGAGGAGTTGATGGAGCAGCTCAACATCAGCCGTGGCAATGCCAACATGAACCTCCGGGCGCTCATCGACTGGAGCCTGGTGCGACGTGTACTCAAGAGCGGCGAACGGCGGGAGTTCTTCGAGGCCGAGAAGGACGTGTGGAAAGTGGCCACCCACATCACCCGCGAACGCAAGAAGCGCGAGTTGGAGCCGCTGATCCGATTGCTCGACGAATTGGAGGACGTCCCGGGAGCAACCGCAGAGGCCAAGGCCTTCCGCAAGACCACGCACGACCTGCACGACCTGACCACCCGCCTGGACACGTTGCTCGACCATAGCACGCGCCGCGATGTCCAATGGTTCGTGAAGGCCGCAACCACCCTGCTCAAGTGA
- a CDS encoding UDP-2,3-diacylglucosamine diphosphatase — MTATFAPVSTGQRIYFLSDFHLGVPDAASSLAREKRICAFLDEAAKDATEIHLLGDLFDFWFEWKRAVPRGHARLLGRMAELTDRGIPVHLFIGNHDMWIFDYVPRETGAIVHREPIARDIGGKRFYIGHGDGLGPGDHGYKFIKRVFRNPACQWLFARLHPNFSLWLGDFWSGRSRKKSYANDRKWLGEENEWLVQYCRELLTKDRFDYMVFGHRHLPIDLEIAPGSRYINLGDWIRHFTYAAFDGHDMKLLKRDGDGPLTGDARIVGGPAV, encoded by the coding sequence GTGACAGCGACCTTCGCGCCCGTGAGCACAGGCCAGCGGATCTACTTCCTCAGCGACTTCCACCTCGGCGTGCCTGATGCGGCGAGCAGCTTGGCCCGGGAGAAGCGCATCTGCGCCTTCCTCGATGAAGCCGCCAAGGATGCCACGGAGATCCACTTGCTCGGCGACCTGTTCGACTTCTGGTTCGAGTGGAAGCGCGCTGTGCCACGCGGGCATGCACGGCTCCTGGGCAGAATGGCCGAGCTCACCGATCGGGGCATTCCCGTGCACCTCTTCATCGGCAACCACGACATGTGGATCTTCGATTACGTGCCAAGGGAAACGGGTGCGATCGTGCACCGCGAGCCCATCGCGCGCGATATCGGAGGCAAGCGCTTCTACATCGGCCACGGCGATGGCCTGGGTCCGGGTGACCACGGCTACAAGTTCATCAAGCGCGTTTTCCGGAACCCCGCATGCCAATGGCTCTTCGCGCGGCTGCACCCGAATTTCTCGCTCTGGTTGGGCGATTTCTGGAGCGGCCGCAGCCGGAAGAAGAGCTACGCCAACGACCGCAAGTGGCTTGGTGAGGAAAACGAGTGGCTCGTGCAATACTGCCGCGAGCTGCTCACGAAGGACCGATTCGACTACATGGTCTTCGGACATCGCCACCTGCCCATTGACCTGGAGATCGCACCCGGATCGCGCTACATCAACCTGGGCGATTGGATCAGGCACTTCACCTACGCGGCCTTCGATGGCCATGACATGAAACTGTTGAAGCGGGATGGCGACGGTCCGCTGACCGGCGATGCTCGGATCGTGGGCGGTCCGGCCGTGTGA